The Camelina sativa cultivar DH55 chromosome 16, Cs, whole genome shotgun sequence sequence aatagagatctctattattttctctatatttaGAGACCTTCATTTctattttacaataaaatttggagatttcaatttttaactCCATAATGGAGTATGGTTGGAGAAAtgggttggagatgctcttaacATGCATTATTCCGAACTTAAAATCTTCATACTACTACATATTTAGTATAAAACTTCATActatcataaatttaattaccATTGgtctgcttttttttcttctattcccCAAAAACATTGTACTATCATAAACTtcatatctcctatatattaatagtgaACCATTTTGGccaaaaaaactgatgtgttaGCATTATAGCACCGATTAGCAATCAACCCTCAAAATATAAACTTATTTACATATAAATGCcatcttatttgtttttaaaaccaatAGGTCAAACGTTTTAAGTTGGGCTATGTTAAAAAGTCtaataacaaataccaaattagtgaaatataactaatataattaacataatttcACTAATCTTAAATACAATCAAAATAAACTCGAtgataataaatatttgttataataaatctttaaaattaaacgTGCATTATATATGTgcggaatatatatatatatatatatatatattatattatactttATAATTAATAAGTATCTAATTTTCAAGGTATAACAATACAAAATCACATTATCTTAATATTaactttctctttcttattattAGTAATCTTCTTGATGGGTAAGAAAACCAGTGCAGTGAAAATGCCTCCTGAAATAGAGGCGTAAGCAGCAGAAGAGGCATccatggtttttcttttttggtagagagaTGAGAAAATGATAAGAAGAGATGGCTTTTTTCTTGCAAATGATTGTGAGATGAAAGGATGGAGCTTTGCAGAGGTTATATAGTCTCATTTTTCAGGGTTTTTGTGATAATAGTCCAAACTAGTTATATCTTGTAGTGTATACTATTGTCTATTACATATTACAACAGTCCGATGTTTTGtttaccaaaatattattatgcaAAGTCTGATTTACAACATATGTATcaaccattcaaagcctaatatataaattatactatataatatataccaatTTGTTCAGATCATTGAGCGAGCGACTTTACAGCTGCAATGTttcaaaccagaaaacatgCATTAATTGCtgattaaatcatatttttaacatGTTGTTTAGTGATCTTGGTGGATATTATTACTGTCCTTTGCAGACATCTATGCAATAGTGAAAAACATATTCAAATATCTAAGAAATAAGATATGGCAATGATCAAGTACAATGTATCAAACGATACCATCGGTTATCATTAATGTAATAATGTGGTACTATGTAGATTCAAAATACAGACACTATTATCAGATGGCCTTTCCAACATAAAGGTAAAAGATAAACAGAAGAAATTACTTGGTGATACTTTTCTTGAAATTCTActaccaaagaaacaaaaaagttattaacaataaacaaatgtttaaaagaaaaatgaagtttttttcCGGACTATGTTATTTTCCTATCTTAAGATCGAGTTTATCAAATGAATGTTTATTTTGCTATATCTATTAATAATTCTTCcaattatcatttattttaaaaaaaaatctcaatgtTGCTACTTGTCTAATTCATTTTTACGTTTTTAATGTATTGTGTGCAAGTCGAGAACCTCAAAGTGATCGCCGTTCAGTGTATTCGTGCGACTTGCATGATAATTGTAAGACACATTCTTGATTACATTAACTTTCATATTTCAAacagttaaaaataataactaaagtTGGTTAGATTCAACtcatcattaacattttttattttgtcatatATCATTTGTCTTTATATGGATTATGCTGAACACATCAACAATAGTTTATGTTGCATAAACTGCTCAGCTACATACATTTTAAGCATCTTTTTACGAACGAGGACAAATAATAGTgggtaaatatattttttatattcgtTTTGGGCAAATAGATTGAAATCTCAACATTActttactattttgttttcttctttccctattcctttatctttctttagctgttcctcttctttttctttttgtgttctcGTGAAAACTACAACAACTGATTAGTCCCTCCATCTCCTATTGTCTCCTTAGCTTCGTAAGACAAGTTACAAAAGAATTGAAAAGAAAAGCTGAAGCTGCCATTTTTGACTTGagaatcttcattttttttctttcctttctttaaCTTCAAAATCTTCTTCGATCCATTCTCCATTCTTTAACATCGTTTTCAAATCTTCAAGGTCTCTTTATCTTTTCCTGGGCTTTGGCTCTTGAATGATATCCAACGAagacatatacatatatacagagagagagagagagagagagagagagagagacagagagagagagatattgtgtgtgtgtgtgtgtgtaaaagagaaaaagagagcgAGGGAGAGAGGTTATGGCTATTGACGTTTGTTGTTCGGAGGCCTCTGGTTCTGGAATTAGTCCAAGAATCTCATTCTCCTACGATATAGACTCAACGGACGACGGTGAAGTCAGATTAGACACAACACTTCTTGAATCAGGTTCAGATTTGGATTTCTGCTTTGGTTCAAGTTGTTCCGTTCAAGAAGTGTCTCCGGCTGATGAACTCTTCTCCGATGGCAAGATTCTTCCCGTACAGATCAAGAAAGATTTACCACAGGCAGTAACCTTCCGTGTTCAAAGATCAGCTTCTctctcgtcatcatcatcatcttcttcctcttcctcttcttcctcatcgagAGCACCCGAAAAGAAGATGAGACTCAAAGAGCTTCTATTAAATCCTGAATCTGATTTCAACGACAAGCCAAGAGGACTGTTTTTGCAGTTCAAGAGAAGCATAAGTCTCAACTACGACAAAGGCCGAAACAGCAAAGGGCTGATCAGATCGCTTCATTTCCTCTCACGCAGCAACTCCACACCAAACCCTAACCTTAACTTGAACCCCAAGGAAACCCATCAAACTCACAAGACTCACAATCTTCCTAAACACACGTCTCCTTTAAGAAGATCATCTTCGCTCTCAGCTTCTTCAGTCCCTTATCACTCGAAGTCACACGGCAGAAAGAGTTTCGGAAACGGAAACGGTGGGATTCGAGTCAGTCCGGTCCTGAACTTCCCACCGCCGGCGTTCATCTCAAACGTCGCCGAGGGATTTTTCAGCATTGGATCTCTCTGTAGTGGTAAGACCAACACAAagacaaaattatgaaaacatcTTTTGGCATTTTGTGGCCGGAGGGGgaaaaaacagttcaaacaagaaatgtctttattatttatttatttttcttactgTTTGTATAATgtgtaatattaatatagacAGCACATGTGAAGATTAGACAGCATGTGGGTTTTGTCTGtaatttcaaaaaccaaaaaacaagaataatTGACAAACTAGGAAGCGTAGCAGAAGCATAGGTACACTTCGTTGATTGGATCTTTGTGGTAATAAGATTAGTTTTGTAAACACGTAAAtagaaaaagatatatgtaaagAAGAATGGATCATCGTGGTGATAAAATTGTTGAttaaagaagaatgaaatcttCGTGGTTTTAACCttttaccagaaaaaaaaaaaaaaaaaaaaaaaaaaaaaaaaaaaaaaaaaaaaaaaaaaaaNCGTGGTGATATGTCCATGCATATATTCTTAGGTTTACTTTGACTGGCATTTTACGTCGTTCGAGAGAGGTCGCAATAGCAATAGAGCTGAGGTAAGCTCGTTAGACTTGGGTACGGTAATTAGCCACGAGTCTCCATATATGTATAGTATGTCATTATGACATATTTTAAACGATGTATGTTTTtatctaataaattattaattaatgaaatttaagGAAATGTAGTTTTGGTTTGAAGGTAAATGAAGAATTTTAGTGTttaaattacaataaaaatataaaataacatttattaaaaaattaaagtaaaactCTAGAATGAAATGTTTGTGAAAGAGAGagtaattttacaaatttacagCTAGTATCCAGGTGAATATGATAGCGGATAGCCAATTGAGAATGTTAAAATATCAAAGTGGATACCAAATTACCAACTATACATTTGAAAACAATccaaattatttctaaaacaagttaaacattaatattaaaattaaaaagtctataaaatGCAAACTTCTTTTCCTCACATATTCTACaataatatagtaaatttaaGAGTACATataaattgtaaaacaaaaaaaaactcaaaacatagtTCATTGCATTGGAAATGCACACACAAAATCTTGTTATTTTGGAGAGTTTCATAGCACTATAAAGTAAAAGGAGAGAGGGAAATTGAAAAGTGTCCTATTTCTAATAccacttttcaaaaatgtttcatctttaagaaattattaaaaatacaccTAAAAGTCTAAGATCTACTCAAATACGTGTGGGCACATAATAAAGTATACACAAATTTACCTTTATAcatgtataaattttaaatactttgTGAGACATTGTAAAACCCTTATAAATACTTGTAACAAGTTTTCGAGCAGTAGTTACCATCTAGAAGTATCTTATAgaccatataaaaaaaaaattcagatctaagagaggtattttaaaaaagagtcagccaaatgaatatttttgaaaaaggcaCAACCAAAAAAGACATTTCTAAATAAATCtctaaaagaaaacacatttttaGTATGATCAAATTCAAACCAATGCAATCGCAATTTGCAAACAATGTAAGAGAACCAATtgtctttatattatatatttatatgagaAGTAACTTTTGCATAACATGATCAGCACTTTTTGTATGAAACatgtttaaacatatttttagagA is a genomic window containing:
- the LOC104750650 gene encoding probable membrane-associated kinase regulator 1, which translates into the protein MAIDVCCSEASGSGISPRISFSYDIDSTDDGEVRLDTTLLESGSDLDFCFGSSCSVQEVSPADELFSDGKILPVQIKKDLPQAVTFRVQRSASLSSSSSSSSSSSSSSSRAPEKKMRLKELLLNPESDFNDKPRGLFLQFKRSISLNYDKGRNSKGLIRSLHFLSRSNSTPNPNLNLNPKETHQTHKTHNLPKHTSPLRRSSSLSASSVPYHSKSHGRKSFGNGNGGIRVSPVLNFPPPAFISNVAEGFFSIGSLCSGKTNTKTKL